A genome region from Penaeus monodon isolate SGIC_2016 chromosome 14, NSTDA_Pmon_1, whole genome shotgun sequence includes the following:
- the LOC119581065 gene encoding muscle LIM protein Mlp84B-like isoform X7, with the protein MPFKAPENPKCPKCGKSVYHAEARVVGDISFHKECYKCSMCNKMLDSTNSNCHENVLYCKTCHGRKFGPKGYGFGGGAAGLSMDTGAHLEKRNELAPYKPPKAKAGEGCPRCGGKVFAAEEMLAKGKSYHRTCFNCKNCRKPLDSVVHCDGPDKDVYCKVCYGKLFGPKGYGFGAGAGTLTCGEGEEISPIVRPHGNPDAIIPAHEGETPCPRCGGRVFMAELMMAKGRPFHKKCFKCRQCKRPLDSMVHCDAPDGEIYCKLCYAKKYGPKGYGFAAGGGGVLTAENIPGGESMPGVNPGSAVLDVSKIRAEEGKGCPRCGGKVFMAEEINARGRPFHKRCYNCCLCHRPLDSMTGCDAPDGEVYCKLCYAKKYGPKGYGFAAGGGGVLVAENISGGDEDSKKKRADLGRIDTSKIKAEEGKGCPRCGGKVFMAEEIHVRNRSFHKRCYNCLHCHRPLDSVVGCDAPDGEIYCKLCYAKKYGPKGYGFAAGSGGVLVAENIPGGGSQMPGVNPASAAIDTTSIPAAPGEGCPRCGGKVFTAEERLSRGKKWHKRCYNCLDCTRPLDAMVFCDGPDGEIYCKLCYAKRFGPKGYGFAAGAGGVLVPENIAGEDEIFDPEAPPISKAPAFTVLDVTKIPAKEGQARCPRCGGAVFQAESMPCRGKEWHKRCYNCCECHRPLDSMLSCDAPDGEIYCKLCYAKRHGPKGYGYGHVPALVSIGSEDGVPIPTDIRQFGFGAKGPKNWVPPIPTVNNPNQPHGPPPSTAPSLGAQVQHSLIEPPKPMPISAGMPVPRGFDSVGQQGSQQVTTQHVTIQGGSQQETSTKIITQQSTSSSSVQEFRTVTRVERVEESRSRSASSSSSSTVTRKVVQGGLVQGEAVPIVAGIHMEEGEAVPIVAGVVPQGDVTEGVADM; encoded by the exons ATGCCGTTCAAGGCCCCAGAAAACCCCAAATGCCCCAAGTGCGGAAAGTCCGTGTACCACGCCGAGGCTCGGGTGGTTGGCGATATTTCCTTCCATAAGGAATGTTACAAATGCA GTATGTGCAACAAGATGTTGGACTCCACCAACTCCAACTGTCACGAGAATGTCCTGTACTGCAAGACCTGCCACGGACGAAAGTTTGGACCCAAGGGATACGGCTTCGGAGGCGGCGCTGCTGGCCTCAGCATGGACACTGGCGCACACCTCGA GAAGAGGAACGAATTGGCGCCGTACAAACCCCCCAAGGCCAAGGCTGGCGAAGGATGCCCTCGCTGCGGAGGCAAGGTCTTCGCGGCCGAGGAGATGCTGGCGAAGGGCAAG AGCTACCACAGGACCTGCTTCAACTGCAAGAACTGCCGCAAGCCTCTCGACTCCGTGGTTCATTGCGATGGTCCCGATAAAGACGTCTACTGTAAAG TGTGTTACGGCAAATTGTTCGGTCCGAAAGGGTACGGTTTCGGAGCGGGCGCCGGCACGCTGACCTGCGGCGAAGGCGAAGAGAT CTCCCCCATCGTGCGTCCCCATGGCAACCCAGACGCCATTATTCCCGCACACGAGGGTGAGACCCCTTGTCCTCGCTGCGGCGGCCGAGTGTTCATGGCAGAGCTCATGATGGCCAAAGGAAGG CCTTTCCACAAGAAGTGCTTCAAGTGCCGCCAGTGCAAGCGCCCCCTGGACTCCATGGTGCACTGCGACGCCCCCGACGGCGAGATCTACTGCAAGCTGTGCTACGCCAAGAAGTACGGCCCCAAGGGCTACGGCTTCGCTGCCGGCGGTGGCGGTGTGCTCACTGCCGAGAACATTCC CGGCGGTGAATCCATGCCCGGCGTGAACCCTGGATCCGCGGTGCTGGACGTGAGCAAGATCAGGGCCGAGGAGGGCAAGGGCTGCCCTCGCTGCGGCGGCAAGGTCTTCATGGCTGAGGAAATCAACGCCCGCGGAAGA CCTTTCCACAAGCGCTGCTACAACTGCTGTCTATGCCACCGCCCTCTGGACTCCATGACGGGCTGCGACGCCCCCGACGGCGAGGTGTACTGCAAGCTCTGCTACGCCAAGAAGTACGGTCCCAAGGGCTACGGCTTCGCTgccggcggcggcggcgtccTGGTCGCTGAGAACATCTC CGGCGGCGATGAAGACTCCAAGAAAAAGCGCGCCGACCTGGGCCGCATCGACACCTCCAAGATCAAGGCCGAGGAGGGCAAGGGTTGCCCGCGCTGCGGCGGCAAGGTCTTCATGGCCGAGGAGATCCACGTCCGCAACCGCAGCTTCCACAAGCGCTGCTACAACTGCCTTCACTGCCACCGCCCACTCGACTCCGTGGTGGGCTGCGACGCCCCCGACGGCGAGATCTACTGCAAGCTGTGCTACGCCAAGAAGTACGGCCCCAAGGGCTACGGCTTCGCCGCTGGCAGCGGTGGCGTCCTGGTCGCCGAGAACATCCC CGGCGGCGGGTCACAAATGCCCGGCGTCAACCCCGCCTCAGCAGCCATCGACACCACCTCCATCCCCGCGGCGCCCGGCGAAGGGTGCCCTCGCTGCGGCGGCAAGGTCTTCACGGCCGAGGAGAGGCTGTCCCGCGGAAAG AAGTGGCACAAGCGCTGCTACAACTGCCTGGACTGCACCCGCCCCCTGGATGCCATGGTGTTCTGCGACGGCCCTGACGGAGAGATCTACTGCAAACTTTGCTACGCCAAGAGGTTCGGCCCCAAGGGCTACGGTTTCGCCGCTGGTGCTGGTGGCGTCCTCGTGCCGGAGAACATTGC CGGCGAAGACGAGATCTTCGACCCCGAGGCTCCCCCCATCTCCAAGGCCCCCGCTTTTACGGTGCTCGACGTGACCAAGATCCCGGCCAAGGAAGGCCAGGCTCGCTGCCCCCGCTGCGGAGGCGCCGTGTTCCAGGCTGAATCCATGCCCTGCAGGGGCAAG GAATGGCACAAACGTTGCTACAACTGCTGCGAGTGTCACCGCCCTCTGGACTCCATGCTGTCTTGCGACGCCCCCGACGGCGAGATCTACTGCAAGCTGTGCTATGCTAAGCGCCACGGACCTAAGGGTTACGGATACGGCCATGTGCCTGCTCTTGTCTCCATCGGCAGTGAAGATGGCGTGCCCATCCC GACCGACATCAGGCAGTTCGGTTTCGGGGCCAAGGGACCCAAGAACTGGGTGCCCCCGATCCCTACCGTGAACAACCCCAACCAGCCCCACGGCCCACCCCCGTCCACCGCTCCCTCCCTCGGGGCACAGGTACAGCATTCACTGATCGAGCCGCCTAAGCCTATGCCTATCAGCGCTGGCATGCCCGTTCCTCGTGGCTTTGACTCG GTTGGACAGCAAGGAAGTCAGCAGGTGACAACCCAGCACGTGACCATTCAGGGCGGCAGTCAGCAGGAAACGAGCACAAAGATCATTACCCAGCAGTCCACTAGCAGCAGCAGCGTTCAGGAGTTCAGGACTGTAACACGGGTAGAGCGTGTGGAGgagagcaggagcaggagcgCCAGCAGCAGCAGCTCCTCTACTGTAACCCGCAAGGTGGTACAGGGAGGCTTGGTTCAG GGCGAAGCTGTGCCCATCGTTGCCGGAATCCACATGGAGGAGGGCGAGGCCGTGCCCATCGTCGCCGGCGTTGTGCCCCAAG
- the LOC119581065 gene encoding muscle LIM protein Mlp84B-like isoform X8 codes for MPFKAPENPKCPKCGKSVYHAEARVVGDISFHKECYKCSMCNKMLDSTNSNCHENVLYCKTCHGRKFGPKGYGFGGGAAGLSMDTGAHLEKRNELAPYKPPKAKAGEGCPRCGGKVFAAEEMLAKGKSYHRTCFNCKNCRKPLDSVVHCDGPDKDVYCKVCYGKKFGPKGYGFGHGGGTLQCDPDASPIVRPHGNPDAIIPAHEGETPCPRCGGRVFMAELMMAKGRPFHKKCFKCRQCKRPLDSMVHCDAPDGEIYCKLCYAKKYGPKGYGFAAGGGGVLTAENIPGGESMPGVNPGSAVLDVSKIRAEEGKGCPRCGGKVFMAEEINARGRPFHKRCYNCCLCHRPLDSMTGCDAPDGEVYCKLCYAKKYGPKGYGFAAGGGGVLVAENISGGDEDSKKKRADLGRIDTSKIKAEEGKGCPRCGGKVFMAEEIHVRNRSFHKRCYNCLHCHRPLDSVVGCDAPDGEIYCKLCYAKKYGPKGYGFAAGSGGVLVAENIPGGGSQMPGVNPASAAIDTTSIPAAPGEGCPRCGGKVFTAEERLSRGKKWHKRCYNCLDCTRPLDAMVFCDGPDGEIYCKLCYAKRFGPKGYGFAAGAGGVLVPENIAGEDEIFDPEAPPISKAPAFTVLDVTKIPAKEGQARCPRCGGAVFQAESMPCRGKEWHKRCYNCCECHRPLDSMLSCDAPDGEIYCKLCYAKRHGPKGYGYGHVPALVSIGSEDGVPIPTDIRQFGFGAKGPKNWVPPIPTVNNPNQPHGPPPSTAPSLGAQVQHSLIEPPKPMPISAGMPVPRGFDSVGQQGSQQVTTQHVTIQGGSQQETSTKIITQQSTSSSSVQEFRTVTRVERVEESRSRSASSSSSSTVTRKVVQGGLVQGEAVPIVAGIHMEEGEAVPIVAGVVPQGDVTEGVADM; via the exons ATGCCGTTCAAGGCCCCAGAAAACCCCAAATGCCCCAAGTGCGGAAAGTCCGTGTACCACGCCGAGGCTCGGGTGGTTGGCGATATTTCCTTCCATAAGGAATGTTACAAATGCA GTATGTGCAACAAGATGTTGGACTCCACCAACTCCAACTGTCACGAGAATGTCCTGTACTGCAAGACCTGCCACGGACGAAAGTTTGGACCCAAGGGATACGGCTTCGGAGGCGGCGCTGCTGGCCTCAGCATGGACACTGGCGCACACCTCGA GAAGAGGAACGAATTGGCGCCGTACAAACCCCCCAAGGCCAAGGCTGGCGAAGGATGCCCTCGCTGCGGAGGCAAGGTCTTCGCGGCCGAGGAGATGCTGGCGAAGGGCAAG AGCTACCACAGGACCTGCTTCAACTGCAAGAACTGCCGCAAGCCTCTCGACTCCGTGGTTCATTGCGATGGTCCCGATAAAGACGTCTACTGTAAAG TCTGCTACGGCAAGAAGTTTGGGCCCAAAGGTTATGGGTTCGGACACGGAGGCGGTACCTTGCAGTGCGACCCAGACGC CTCCCCCATCGTGCGTCCCCATGGCAACCCAGACGCCATTATTCCCGCACACGAGGGTGAGACCCCTTGTCCTCGCTGCGGCGGCCGAGTGTTCATGGCAGAGCTCATGATGGCCAAAGGAAGG CCTTTCCACAAGAAGTGCTTCAAGTGCCGCCAGTGCAAGCGCCCCCTGGACTCCATGGTGCACTGCGACGCCCCCGACGGCGAGATCTACTGCAAGCTGTGCTACGCCAAGAAGTACGGCCCCAAGGGCTACGGCTTCGCTGCCGGCGGTGGCGGTGTGCTCACTGCCGAGAACATTCC CGGCGGTGAATCCATGCCCGGCGTGAACCCTGGATCCGCGGTGCTGGACGTGAGCAAGATCAGGGCCGAGGAGGGCAAGGGCTGCCCTCGCTGCGGCGGCAAGGTCTTCATGGCTGAGGAAATCAACGCCCGCGGAAGA CCTTTCCACAAGCGCTGCTACAACTGCTGTCTATGCCACCGCCCTCTGGACTCCATGACGGGCTGCGACGCCCCCGACGGCGAGGTGTACTGCAAGCTCTGCTACGCCAAGAAGTACGGTCCCAAGGGCTACGGCTTCGCTgccggcggcggcggcgtccTGGTCGCTGAGAACATCTC CGGCGGCGATGAAGACTCCAAGAAAAAGCGCGCCGACCTGGGCCGCATCGACACCTCCAAGATCAAGGCCGAGGAGGGCAAGGGTTGCCCGCGCTGCGGCGGCAAGGTCTTCATGGCCGAGGAGATCCACGTCCGCAACCGCAGCTTCCACAAGCGCTGCTACAACTGCCTTCACTGCCACCGCCCACTCGACTCCGTGGTGGGCTGCGACGCCCCCGACGGCGAGATCTACTGCAAGCTGTGCTACGCCAAGAAGTACGGCCCCAAGGGCTACGGCTTCGCCGCTGGCAGCGGTGGCGTCCTGGTCGCCGAGAACATCCC CGGCGGCGGGTCACAAATGCCCGGCGTCAACCCCGCCTCAGCAGCCATCGACACCACCTCCATCCCCGCGGCGCCCGGCGAAGGGTGCCCTCGCTGCGGCGGCAAGGTCTTCACGGCCGAGGAGAGGCTGTCCCGCGGAAAG AAGTGGCACAAGCGCTGCTACAACTGCCTGGACTGCACCCGCCCCCTGGATGCCATGGTGTTCTGCGACGGCCCTGACGGAGAGATCTACTGCAAACTTTGCTACGCCAAGAGGTTCGGCCCCAAGGGCTACGGTTTCGCCGCTGGTGCTGGTGGCGTCCTCGTGCCGGAGAACATTGC CGGCGAAGACGAGATCTTCGACCCCGAGGCTCCCCCCATCTCCAAGGCCCCCGCTTTTACGGTGCTCGACGTGACCAAGATCCCGGCCAAGGAAGGCCAGGCTCGCTGCCCCCGCTGCGGAGGCGCCGTGTTCCAGGCTGAATCCATGCCCTGCAGGGGCAAG GAATGGCACAAACGTTGCTACAACTGCTGCGAGTGTCACCGCCCTCTGGACTCCATGCTGTCTTGCGACGCCCCCGACGGCGAGATCTACTGCAAGCTGTGCTATGCTAAGCGCCACGGACCTAAGGGTTACGGATACGGCCATGTGCCTGCTCTTGTCTCCATCGGCAGTGAAGATGGCGTGCCCATCCC GACCGACATCAGGCAGTTCGGTTTCGGGGCCAAGGGACCCAAGAACTGGGTGCCCCCGATCCCTACCGTGAACAACCCCAACCAGCCCCACGGCCCACCCCCGTCCACCGCTCCCTCCCTCGGGGCACAGGTACAGCATTCACTGATCGAGCCGCCTAAGCCTATGCCTATCAGCGCTGGCATGCCCGTTCCTCGTGGCTTTGACTCG GTTGGACAGCAAGGAAGTCAGCAGGTGACAACCCAGCACGTGACCATTCAGGGCGGCAGTCAGCAGGAAACGAGCACAAAGATCATTACCCAGCAGTCCACTAGCAGCAGCAGCGTTCAGGAGTTCAGGACTGTAACACGGGTAGAGCGTGTGGAGgagagcaggagcaggagcgCCAGCAGCAGCAGCTCCTCTACTGTAACCCGCAAGGTGGTACAGGGAGGCTTGGTTCAG GGCGAAGCTGTGCCCATCGTTGCCGGAATCCACATGGAGGAGGGCGAGGCCGTGCCCATCGTCGCCGGCGTTGTGCCCCAAG
- the LOC119581065 gene encoding muscle LIM protein Mlp84B-like isoform X13, which translates to MPFKAPENPKCPKCGKSVYHAEARVVGDISFHKECYKCSMCNKMLDSTNSNCHENVLYCKTCHGRKFGPKGYGFGGGAAGLSMDTGAHLEKRNELAPYKPPKAKAGEGCPRCGGKVFAAEEMLAKGKSYHRTCFNCKNCRKPLDSVVHCDGPDKDVYCKVCYGKLFGPKGYGFGAGAGTLTCGEGEEISPIVRPHGNPDAIIPAHEGETPCPRCGGRVFMAELMMAKGRPFHKKCFKCRQCKRPLDSMVHCDAPDGEIYCKLCYAKKYGPKGYGFAAGGGGVLTAENIPGGESMPGVNPGSAVLDVSKIRAEEGKGCPRCGGKVFMAEEINARGRPFHKRCYNCCLCHRPLDSMTGCDAPDGEVYCKLCYAKKYGPKGYGFAAGGGGVLVAENISGGDEDSKKKRADLGRIDTSKIKAEEGKGCPRCGGKVFMAEEIHVRNRSFHKRCYNCLHCHRPLDSVVGCDAPDGEIYCKLCYAKKYGPKGYGFAAGSGGVLVAENIPGGGSQMPGVNPASAAIDTTSIPAAPGEGCPRCGGKVFTAEERLSRGKKWHKRCYNCLDCTRPLDAMVFCDGPDGEIYCKLCYAKRFGPKGYGFAAGAGGVLVPENIAGEDEIFDPEAPPISKAPAFTVLDVTKIPAKEGQARCPRCGGAVFQAESMPCRGKEWHKRCYNCCECHRPLDSMLSCDAPDGEIYCKLCYAKRHGPKGYGYGHVPALVSIGSEDGVPIPTDIRQFGFGAKGPKNWVPPIPTVNNPNQPHGPPPSTAPSLGAQGEAVPIVAGIHMEEGEAVPIVAGVVPQA; encoded by the exons ATGCCGTTCAAGGCCCCAGAAAACCCCAAATGCCCCAAGTGCGGAAAGTCCGTGTACCACGCCGAGGCTCGGGTGGTTGGCGATATTTCCTTCCATAAGGAATGTTACAAATGCA GTATGTGCAACAAGATGTTGGACTCCACCAACTCCAACTGTCACGAGAATGTCCTGTACTGCAAGACCTGCCACGGACGAAAGTTTGGACCCAAGGGATACGGCTTCGGAGGCGGCGCTGCTGGCCTCAGCATGGACACTGGCGCACACCTCGA GAAGAGGAACGAATTGGCGCCGTACAAACCCCCCAAGGCCAAGGCTGGCGAAGGATGCCCTCGCTGCGGAGGCAAGGTCTTCGCGGCCGAGGAGATGCTGGCGAAGGGCAAG AGCTACCACAGGACCTGCTTCAACTGCAAGAACTGCCGCAAGCCTCTCGACTCCGTGGTTCATTGCGATGGTCCCGATAAAGACGTCTACTGTAAAG TGTGTTACGGCAAATTGTTCGGTCCGAAAGGGTACGGTTTCGGAGCGGGCGCCGGCACGCTGACCTGCGGCGAAGGCGAAGAGAT CTCCCCCATCGTGCGTCCCCATGGCAACCCAGACGCCATTATTCCCGCACACGAGGGTGAGACCCCTTGTCCTCGCTGCGGCGGCCGAGTGTTCATGGCAGAGCTCATGATGGCCAAAGGAAGG CCTTTCCACAAGAAGTGCTTCAAGTGCCGCCAGTGCAAGCGCCCCCTGGACTCCATGGTGCACTGCGACGCCCCCGACGGCGAGATCTACTGCAAGCTGTGCTACGCCAAGAAGTACGGCCCCAAGGGCTACGGCTTCGCTGCCGGCGGTGGCGGTGTGCTCACTGCCGAGAACATTCC CGGCGGTGAATCCATGCCCGGCGTGAACCCTGGATCCGCGGTGCTGGACGTGAGCAAGATCAGGGCCGAGGAGGGCAAGGGCTGCCCTCGCTGCGGCGGCAAGGTCTTCATGGCTGAGGAAATCAACGCCCGCGGAAGA CCTTTCCACAAGCGCTGCTACAACTGCTGTCTATGCCACCGCCCTCTGGACTCCATGACGGGCTGCGACGCCCCCGACGGCGAGGTGTACTGCAAGCTCTGCTACGCCAAGAAGTACGGTCCCAAGGGCTACGGCTTCGCTgccggcggcggcggcgtccTGGTCGCTGAGAACATCTC CGGCGGCGATGAAGACTCCAAGAAAAAGCGCGCCGACCTGGGCCGCATCGACACCTCCAAGATCAAGGCCGAGGAGGGCAAGGGTTGCCCGCGCTGCGGCGGCAAGGTCTTCATGGCCGAGGAGATCCACGTCCGCAACCGCAGCTTCCACAAGCGCTGCTACAACTGCCTTCACTGCCACCGCCCACTCGACTCCGTGGTGGGCTGCGACGCCCCCGACGGCGAGATCTACTGCAAGCTGTGCTACGCCAAGAAGTACGGCCCCAAGGGCTACGGCTTCGCCGCTGGCAGCGGTGGCGTCCTGGTCGCCGAGAACATCCC CGGCGGCGGGTCACAAATGCCCGGCGTCAACCCCGCCTCAGCAGCCATCGACACCACCTCCATCCCCGCGGCGCCCGGCGAAGGGTGCCCTCGCTGCGGCGGCAAGGTCTTCACGGCCGAGGAGAGGCTGTCCCGCGGAAAG AAGTGGCACAAGCGCTGCTACAACTGCCTGGACTGCACCCGCCCCCTGGATGCCATGGTGTTCTGCGACGGCCCTGACGGAGAGATCTACTGCAAACTTTGCTACGCCAAGAGGTTCGGCCCCAAGGGCTACGGTTTCGCCGCTGGTGCTGGTGGCGTCCTCGTGCCGGAGAACATTGC CGGCGAAGACGAGATCTTCGACCCCGAGGCTCCCCCCATCTCCAAGGCCCCCGCTTTTACGGTGCTCGACGTGACCAAGATCCCGGCCAAGGAAGGCCAGGCTCGCTGCCCCCGCTGCGGAGGCGCCGTGTTCCAGGCTGAATCCATGCCCTGCAGGGGCAAG GAATGGCACAAACGTTGCTACAACTGCTGCGAGTGTCACCGCCCTCTGGACTCCATGCTGTCTTGCGACGCCCCCGACGGCGAGATCTACTGCAAGCTGTGCTATGCTAAGCGCCACGGACCTAAGGGTTACGGATACGGCCATGTGCCTGCTCTTGTCTCCATCGGCAGTGAAGATGGCGTGCCCATCCC GACCGACATCAGGCAGTTCGGTTTCGGGGCCAAGGGACCCAAGAACTGGGTGCCCCCGATCCCTACCGTGAACAACCCCAACCAGCCCCACGGCCCACCCCCGTCCACCGCTCCCTCCCTCGGGGCACAG GGCGAAGCTGTGCCCATCGTTGCCGGAATCCACATGGAGGAGGGCGAGGCCGTGCCCATCGTCGCCGGCGTTGTGCCCCAAG
- the LOC119581065 gene encoding muscle LIM protein Mlp84B-like isoform X9: MPFKAPENPKCPKCGKSVYHAEARVVGDISFHKECYKCSMCNKMLDSTNSNCHENVLYCKTCHGRKFGPKGYGFGGGAAGLSMDTGAHLEKRNELAPYKPPKAKAGEGCPRCGGKVFAAEEMLAKGKSYHRTCFNCKNCRKPLDSVVHCDGPDKDVYCKVCYGKLFGPKGYGFGAGAGTLTCGEGEEISPIVRPHGNPDAIIPAHEGETPCPRCGGRVFMAELMMAKGRPFHKKCFKCRQCKRPLDSMVHCDAPDGEIYCKLCYAKKYGPKGYGFAAGGGGVLTAENIPGGESMPGVNPGSAVLDVSKIRAEEGKGCPRCGGKVFMAEEINARGRPFHKRCYNCCLCHRPLDSMTGCDAPDGEVYCKLCYAKKYGPKGYGFAAGGGGVLVAENISGGDEDSKKKRADLGRIDTSKIKAEEGKGCPRCGGKVFMAEEIHVRNRSFHKRCYNCLHCHRPLDSVVGCDAPDGEIYCKLCYAKKYGPKGYGFAAGSGGVLVAENIPGGGSQMPGVNPASAAIDTTSIPAAPGEGCPRCGGKVFTAEERLSRGKKWHKRCYNCLDCTRPLDAMVFCDGPDGEIYCKLCYAKRFGPKGYGFAAGAGGVLVPENIAGEDEIFDPEAPPISKAPAFTVLDVTKIPAKEGQARCPRCGGAVFQAESMPCRGKEWHKRCYNCCECHRPLDSMLSCDAPDGEIYCKLCYAKRHGPKGYGYGHVPALVSIGSEDGVPIPTDIRQFGFGAKGPKNWVPPIPTVNNPNQPHGPPPSTAPSLGAQVQHSLIEPPKPMPISAGMPVPRGFDSVGQQGSQQVTTQHVTIQGGSQQETSTKIITQQSTSSSSVQEFRTVTRVERVEESRSRSASSSSSSTVTRKVVQGGLVQGEAVPIVAGIHMEEGEAVPIVAGVVPQA; encoded by the exons ATGCCGTTCAAGGCCCCAGAAAACCCCAAATGCCCCAAGTGCGGAAAGTCCGTGTACCACGCCGAGGCTCGGGTGGTTGGCGATATTTCCTTCCATAAGGAATGTTACAAATGCA GTATGTGCAACAAGATGTTGGACTCCACCAACTCCAACTGTCACGAGAATGTCCTGTACTGCAAGACCTGCCACGGACGAAAGTTTGGACCCAAGGGATACGGCTTCGGAGGCGGCGCTGCTGGCCTCAGCATGGACACTGGCGCACACCTCGA GAAGAGGAACGAATTGGCGCCGTACAAACCCCCCAAGGCCAAGGCTGGCGAAGGATGCCCTCGCTGCGGAGGCAAGGTCTTCGCGGCCGAGGAGATGCTGGCGAAGGGCAAG AGCTACCACAGGACCTGCTTCAACTGCAAGAACTGCCGCAAGCCTCTCGACTCCGTGGTTCATTGCGATGGTCCCGATAAAGACGTCTACTGTAAAG TGTGTTACGGCAAATTGTTCGGTCCGAAAGGGTACGGTTTCGGAGCGGGCGCCGGCACGCTGACCTGCGGCGAAGGCGAAGAGAT CTCCCCCATCGTGCGTCCCCATGGCAACCCAGACGCCATTATTCCCGCACACGAGGGTGAGACCCCTTGTCCTCGCTGCGGCGGCCGAGTGTTCATGGCAGAGCTCATGATGGCCAAAGGAAGG CCTTTCCACAAGAAGTGCTTCAAGTGCCGCCAGTGCAAGCGCCCCCTGGACTCCATGGTGCACTGCGACGCCCCCGACGGCGAGATCTACTGCAAGCTGTGCTACGCCAAGAAGTACGGCCCCAAGGGCTACGGCTTCGCTGCCGGCGGTGGCGGTGTGCTCACTGCCGAGAACATTCC CGGCGGTGAATCCATGCCCGGCGTGAACCCTGGATCCGCGGTGCTGGACGTGAGCAAGATCAGGGCCGAGGAGGGCAAGGGCTGCCCTCGCTGCGGCGGCAAGGTCTTCATGGCTGAGGAAATCAACGCCCGCGGAAGA CCTTTCCACAAGCGCTGCTACAACTGCTGTCTATGCCACCGCCCTCTGGACTCCATGACGGGCTGCGACGCCCCCGACGGCGAGGTGTACTGCAAGCTCTGCTACGCCAAGAAGTACGGTCCCAAGGGCTACGGCTTCGCTgccggcggcggcggcgtccTGGTCGCTGAGAACATCTC CGGCGGCGATGAAGACTCCAAGAAAAAGCGCGCCGACCTGGGCCGCATCGACACCTCCAAGATCAAGGCCGAGGAGGGCAAGGGTTGCCCGCGCTGCGGCGGCAAGGTCTTCATGGCCGAGGAGATCCACGTCCGCAACCGCAGCTTCCACAAGCGCTGCTACAACTGCCTTCACTGCCACCGCCCACTCGACTCCGTGGTGGGCTGCGACGCCCCCGACGGCGAGATCTACTGCAAGCTGTGCTACGCCAAGAAGTACGGCCCCAAGGGCTACGGCTTCGCCGCTGGCAGCGGTGGCGTCCTGGTCGCCGAGAACATCCC CGGCGGCGGGTCACAAATGCCCGGCGTCAACCCCGCCTCAGCAGCCATCGACACCACCTCCATCCCCGCGGCGCCCGGCGAAGGGTGCCCTCGCTGCGGCGGCAAGGTCTTCACGGCCGAGGAGAGGCTGTCCCGCGGAAAG AAGTGGCACAAGCGCTGCTACAACTGCCTGGACTGCACCCGCCCCCTGGATGCCATGGTGTTCTGCGACGGCCCTGACGGAGAGATCTACTGCAAACTTTGCTACGCCAAGAGGTTCGGCCCCAAGGGCTACGGTTTCGCCGCTGGTGCTGGTGGCGTCCTCGTGCCGGAGAACATTGC CGGCGAAGACGAGATCTTCGACCCCGAGGCTCCCCCCATCTCCAAGGCCCCCGCTTTTACGGTGCTCGACGTGACCAAGATCCCGGCCAAGGAAGGCCAGGCTCGCTGCCCCCGCTGCGGAGGCGCCGTGTTCCAGGCTGAATCCATGCCCTGCAGGGGCAAG GAATGGCACAAACGTTGCTACAACTGCTGCGAGTGTCACCGCCCTCTGGACTCCATGCTGTCTTGCGACGCCCCCGACGGCGAGATCTACTGCAAGCTGTGCTATGCTAAGCGCCACGGACCTAAGGGTTACGGATACGGCCATGTGCCTGCTCTTGTCTCCATCGGCAGTGAAGATGGCGTGCCCATCCC GACCGACATCAGGCAGTTCGGTTTCGGGGCCAAGGGACCCAAGAACTGGGTGCCCCCGATCCCTACCGTGAACAACCCCAACCAGCCCCACGGCCCACCCCCGTCCACCGCTCCCTCCCTCGGGGCACAGGTACAGCATTCACTGATCGAGCCGCCTAAGCCTATGCCTATCAGCGCTGGCATGCCCGTTCCTCGTGGCTTTGACTCG GTTGGACAGCAAGGAAGTCAGCAGGTGACAACCCAGCACGTGACCATTCAGGGCGGCAGTCAGCAGGAAACGAGCACAAAGATCATTACCCAGCAGTCCACTAGCAGCAGCAGCGTTCAGGAGTTCAGGACTGTAACACGGGTAGAGCGTGTGGAGgagagcaggagcaggagcgCCAGCAGCAGCAGCTCCTCTACTGTAACCCGCAAGGTGGTACAGGGAGGCTTGGTTCAG GGCGAAGCTGTGCCCATCGTTGCCGGAATCCACATGGAGGAGGGCGAGGCCGTGCCCATCGTCGCCGGCGTTGTGCCCCAAG